ACCGGCAGCCCGCACCCACCGACCCCGGGCTCGACTGGGGCCCGTACCGCCCGTGGGCCCAGCCGCTGATCGAACTGGCCCGCGGCGACGAGGCGGCCGCCCGCCGCGCCGCCGCCGCACTCCCGGAGCCCCGGGCCGACCACCTGTACGACGCGCTGTGGGCCGTCACCGCGCACACCGCGCTCCGGCTGCCCGACGAAGCGCTGGCCGACCGGGCCCGCCGCGCCCTCGCCCCGCTGCGCGGCCAGATCGCCGGCGGCACCACCGCGCTGGTCGGCTTCGGCCCGGTCGACGACCTGCTGGCCGCGCTCGACCGGCCGTAGCGCGGCGCGTGGCACTTCGGGGGTGGGCGACGGCGGGACGGTGTCCTAGGCTCAGAGGCATGCCGAACCCTGACGGGCTGCTCGTCGACATCGCCGCGATGGTCGAGTCCGAGCACAGCAACCAGATGTCCCTGACCGTGGTCGTTCCGGGCGCCGTGATCACCGGCCGGCTCGCGCCGGTGGCCCTGTGGTGGGAACGCGTCGCCGAGGTCCTGCAGGCCTCCGACCACCTGAAGCCGTTCGCCACCCTGTTCGCCCCGCCCGCCGGTGGCTCGTCCACCCCGCCGACCCATCTCCACCTGCACCTGGCGCGGATCCTGCAGGGCGAAGTCGGACTGCCGCACGCCGGCGGCATGTACCGCATCGCCATCGAGGACATCAGCGCCTGGTCGATCGGCGACCTCAGCTACTCCGACATCTGAAGCCGCGCCGACGTCCGAAGCTCCTCCGACCGCTGATCCGACCGGCCGGCACTGCTGGCCCTGATGACGAGCCGTGGCGCGATGGTCACGTGCGACACCGGCGTGCCCGGCTCGTCGATCAGCCGCAGCAGCAGGTCGATCCCGGCCCGGCCGATCGCGGTGAAGTCCTGCCGGACGGTGGTCAGCGGCGGCGTGATGTACGCGCCCTCGGGCAGGTCGTCGAAACCCGCCACCGCGACGTCCTCCGGCATCCGCACCCCGGCCTCGTGCAACGCCCGGACCACGCCGAGCGCCATGTGGTCGTTGGCGGCGAACACCGCCGTGGGCCGCGACGCGTCACCGGCGCGGAACGCCTCAGCCACCTGCCGGCCCGCCGCGTGACCGGACGCCGGGCTCCAGTCCCCGGTCAGGTGCGGCGGCACCGGGAGGCCCGCCGACTCCAGGGCGGTCCGCCAGCCCTGCAGGCGGCCCTCCGCCTCGATCCACTCGCCGGGCCCCGCGACGTGCCAGACGGTGGTGCGGCCGAGCGACAGCAGGTGCTCGGTGATCGCCCGCGCCCCCGCGAACTGGTCCACGGCCACCCCGGGGACGTCGAGGTCGTGCCCGCCCTCCACCGTCACGATCGGGAACGGCTGGGGGAGCCGGGCCAGCGCCGCCACCGTGTGCCGGTGCGGCGTCATCACCACCACGCCGTCCACCCCCCAGGTGCCCAGCCGCTCCAACGCCTTGCCGAGGGCGTGCTCGGTGAGCTCCTCCAGGCCGACCGAGGCCACCAGGTAGTCCTCCTGCCGGGCGGCCCGCTCCAGGCCCGCCAGGATGCTGGCCGGGCCGAACAGCGTGGTGTTGGCCGCGACCACGCCGAGCGTCCGGCTGCGCCTGGTCACCAGCGTCCGGGCCGCCGAGTTCGGCCGGTAGCCCAGCTCGGCGATCGCCTGCAGCACCCGCTTCCTGGTCGCCTCGCGGACGTTGGGGTGGTCGCTGAGCACGCGGGAGACGGTCTGGTGCGACACGCCGGCGACCTGCGCGACGTCGGCCATCGTCGGCGGACGCCGATCGCCAGCCTCATCCATGCTGCTCCTCGATCCTTCGGTGCCGACCGGACGGCGTCCGATCCGCCAACAGTACTGGCCACGACGGCTCCGCCCGGCCCGGTGCGCCCCGGCGGGCGCGGGCCGGACCGGGACGGTTCCCGCGCGGCCGACGGGAGGTCAGGAGCCGACCTTGCGCTTGTTGTAGACGTCGAAGCCGACCGCGGCCAGCAGCACCAGGCCCTTGATCACCTGCTGGTAGTCGGTGCCGATGCCGACCAGCGACATGCCGTTGTTCAGCACGCCGAGCACCAGGCCGCCGATGATCGCGCCGAGCACGGTGCCGACGCCGCCGCTGGCGGACGCGCCGCCGATGAACGCCGCGGCGATCGCCTCCAGTTCGAAGTTGATGCCGGCCTGCGGGGTGCCCGCGTTCAGCCGGGCGGCGAACACCAGGCCGGCCAGCGCCGCCAGCACGCCCATGGTGACGAACGCCAGGAACACCACCCGCTTGCTCTTCACGCCGGACAGCTTGGCCGCCGCCTCGTTGCCGCCGATCGCGTACGTGTGACGGCCGATCACGGAGTTGCGCATCAGGTAGCCGAAGCCGAACAGCAGCACCGCGAGGATCAGCAGCACGATCGGGAA
The DNA window shown above is from Streptomyces sp. TLI_171 and carries:
- a CDS encoding LacI family DNA-binding transcriptional regulator, yielding MDEAGDRRPPTMADVAQVAGVSHQTVSRVLSDHPNVREATRKRVLQAIAELGYRPNSAARTLVTRRSRTLGVVAANTTLFGPASILAGLERAARQEDYLVASVGLEELTEHALGKALERLGTWGVDGVVVMTPHRHTVAALARLPQPFPIVTVEGGHDLDVPGVAVDQFAGARAITEHLLSLGRTTVWHVAGPGEWIEAEGRLQGWRTALESAGLPVPPHLTGDWSPASGHAAGRQVAEAFRAGDASRPTAVFAANDHMALGVVRALHEAGVRMPEDVAVAGFDDLPEGAYITPPLTTVRQDFTAIGRAGIDLLLRLIDEPGTPVSHVTIAPRLVIRASSAGRSDQRSEELRTSARLQMSE